GGCCAAACTCCCTACACAAAATTAGTAACACAGTTATTTGGCGAAAGAATGATGGTTGCCAATGCCACGGGCTGTTCCTCTGTGTACGCAGGCAGTGCGCCGTCAGTCCCTTATACCACAAACCATCGCGGGCATGGTCCGGCCTGGGGGAATTCGCTGTTTGAGGATAACGCCGAATATGGTCTGGGGATGTTCATCGGTGGGCAGCAGATTAGAGCAAAGTTGGCTATTGCTGTTCAGGCCGCCCTGGAACTCAATTATGGCGACAAGTTTAACGCGGCTTGTGAAGACTGGCTGGCGAACAAAGACAAAAGTGAAGGTACAAGAAGCCGGGCTGACAAATTAATTGTTTGTCTCGAAGCAATAAAAGCGGATAACGTTTTACTCAATGAAATCTATGAAAACAGAGACTTTTTAGTGAAACGGTCCCAATGGATTTTCGGGGGTGACGGCTGGGCTTATGATATTGGCTTTGGCGGCTTGGATCATGTGTTAGCGTCGGGTGAGAACGTTAATGTGCTGGTATTGGATACAGAGGTTTACTCCAATACCGGCGGACAGTCCTCCAAAGCCACGCCGGCCGCCGCGATTGCTAAATTCGCTGCCAGTGGCAAGCAAACCAAGAAAAAAGATTTGGGCCTGATTGCCATGAGCTACGGTTATGTTTATGTTGCCCAAATCGCCATGGGGGCCGATAAAAATCAAACCCTTAAAGCCATTGCCGAAGCGGAAGCTTACCCGGGACCGTCCTTGATAATCGCCTATGCTCCCTGCATCAATCATGGCCTGAAAGTGGGGATGGGTTGCAGTCAATTAGAAGCAAAACGGGCTGTTGACAGCGGCTACTGGGCATTATACAGATATAACCCGCAACTGCAGGCAGCCGGTAAAAATCCATTTATGCTGGATTCAAAAGAGCCAACAATGAACTTTAGGGAGTTCCTGCTGGGGGAAGTACGTTACTCGTCCTTGAAAAAGCAATTCCCTGACCTGGCTGAAGCGTTATTTGCCAAGACGGAGCAGGATGCGAAGGCAAGATTAGAGTCATATAAATGGTTGGCTCACAGGGAGGACAAAGCGGTAACCCAGGTTGCGGCGACAAGAGAATAAGGAAAAAAAGGCTACTGCCGCCACCAGCGGCGGTAGCCTTTTTATTACCGGCTTGAGCCAGTGGCGCGCGTGAATTTTGCATTTTTACTTATTTTTCTCTTGACCTAGAGTTAACTTCAGAATATATAATAACATAAATAAGATGACCCTAAATAAAAATGGCCGGTTTGGTTACTGCGAGCAACAAGGTCACAGGGAGGGCGATGAGGTTGATGAATTTGTGACGGTCGGCAAGCAATTTCTGATTTTATTATTTACCGAGAAACAGCAATCAGATGTAAAGGAGAGAAAAAATGTTCAAAAGACCTGCTACGCAAGAGGCGATGATTATATGAAGCAATATCGAAGCTGGGCAAGGGTTGATTTCAGGTTAGCGGTCATTTGGCTTTTTCTGTGGATTTTGTTGAAATTACCTTAAAAAGGATTATAGAGCATGGCGGCGAACAGCTTGGCGAGTTAGTCAGCCGCGACTATGGCGAGCTTGGGACTTTGACGGTAGTGTATGCATGCGACCCAGAGGGCAATATTATAGAGATACAAAATTGGCAAAGATAAGTTGGATACTATCCTTCATATCCGGATGATGGTTTGCGTGATTCCCTCTGCGTTGCCAGTTTTTTCGGCCATCGCGAGAATTTTTTAAGATAAGGTTTGACAGAAACTACAAATATATAATAAAATTAGGTGCAATTGACTAGTAATATTGCTAGAGGCTGTATCCCTGAAGGGATACAGCCTCTGTTTTTTTTATAGCAGAAGTCAGTATGAGACCAATGCCAAAAAGGTCTAAATGTAGCCGCAGACATTATTCCGGCCTCGCGCCGGGGAGAGGGTATGGGTTTCTTTGGCCTGTCGAACACCCTGGCATGACGATAGGACCGGCGGCGGGAGTGTTTATCGGCGTACAATGGGGGTTTCCTATCCTTTTTAATCTAGCCGGGCTTTGGGCGCTGCTTGGTCTGGTGCTGGCATACAGTATCCGCTATCGTCCTGTACAAGCCGCCGGGCCGCGAGGCAGCTTAATTGAACCGGCTGCTTTACCCTTTGCGGCAATTAGCTTTTGCTGCACTACTATTTATGGGGGAATTGTGGCCTTTATGACCCTTTATGCGCTGGAGCGAGGAATAAGCAATCCAGGGGTGTATTTTAGTGTATTTGCTGTTGCGGTAATAGTGGTACGCCCGATTGCCGGTATGCTTTATGATCGATTGGGTTTGCGGGTAGTAATGGTGCCGGGGCTTCTGCTTGTTACCCTATCTATGCTAATCCTTGGCTTGTCCCATCATCCTGCTCTTTTTTTGGTCAGCGGGATATTTATGGGCTTGGGTTTCGGGGCCACACAACCGACACTGCAGGCGATGGCCATTACTGTTGTTGATCCTCAGCGCCGGGGAACGGCTACCGCGACACTGACGCTAGGGGCTGATTTCGGCATCGGTACCGGGGCGATGCTCCTGGGGTTAATTGCCCAGACTGTAGGTTATGCGACCATGTACCTTTATTCCACGGCAGGGGGAATAATAGCCCTGATCCTGTATATTTGGTATGAATACCACACCGCAGGCTCTGATGAAAGCGGCGTGCGGGTTGATAGCCAATAGAATGAAGAAATAGGATTCAGATTTCTATATAGATGCATAATATTACTACAAAGCCACGCTTCACTGTCAAGTTCAGTAAGAGTAGCCTAACAGTCCTGACCAGGTACTCATTGACAGCTCAGGGCGGCGGGGAAAGCTCAACATTGTTAATCTATAAAAGGCGGAGTGTTCAAAATGGTTGGCGTAGAAATTGATATGGTTATTACAGACAGCTTGCAAGCATTAAAATTATACGAAAAAATCTTTGATCTCCAGCGTGTTGAGGTTACAAATTTTCCGCAAGGTGAAAATGAAGTCATTTTTACCCTATATGGAGTACGCTTTCATATGTTGGATGAAAATCCCAACTTCGGCTTAAAAGCGCCAAACCTGGAGGAACCCAAATCAATTTGGTTTAACATCATCGTCCCTGACATCAAGGAAACATTTTCAAAGGCTGTCAGCGCGGGCTGTACAGAGCTGCAGCCACTGACTGAATTGCCTGATTACGGAGTGTCAAATGCTATGTTTATAGATGCTTTCGGCTATCAATGGATGCTGCATCAAGTGCATAAAGAAGTGAGTGTTGAGGAACGCACACGACTTTGGGAGGAAAAAAGGGATAAATAACAATTGCTGTATTATGGATGCAGACCGCTGCCGAGCAGATTATCTGCGCAGCTATTTCGGATAATGAGGATGTGGGCATGGATGGGAAAAACCAAAGAGCAAGTAATAGATACTGTGGAGAAATATAATATAAAATTAAAAGATGATACGTTGGTATTTAACGAATCGGGTCTCGATTTCCAGGTTGTGTTTGCCACTGACCATTGCGGCAATGAGTGGGTATTACGATTTCCCCGGCGACAGGATGTCATTCCTCGAACAAAGATAGAGAAGAATATATTAGACATTGTAAACCAAGGTATCAGCATTTTTCAGTCTCCAAACTGGTCGATTTATACGGAGGAACTAATTGCCTACAAGAAGTTAAATGGTGTTCCCGCAGGCACGATAGATCCTGAAAAACAGGCATATGTATGGGAAATTGATATAAATAATGTGCCTGCGATTTTTCATCAGACCCTTGGAAAAGCACTGGCAGCTTTACACCGTATTCCCAAGGAAAGAGCCATTGAAGCGGGAATGCTTGTCCATACGCCGGCAGAAGCACGTCAATCGATGAAAAGGCGTATGGATACCGTGAAAGAAAAGTATGGAGTGGGTGAAGCCTTGTGGCGTCGATGGCAGACTTGGCTGAATGATAATGACATTTGGCCTAAAGAAACGGGTTTTATTCATGGCGATGTACATGCCGGTCATATTTTGATTGATAAAGATGCAAAGGTAACGGGCTTGATAGATTGGACTGAAGCAAAAGTAACAGATATGTCGAATGACTTTGTTGCTTATTACAGGACATTTGGCGAAGCGGGACTTGATTTGCTGATTGAGGCATACAAGCAATCAGGCGGATATTTTTGGCCAAAAATGAAAGCACATATCATTGAGCTAACCGCTGCTTACCCAGTTGCGATTGCCGAGTTTGCCACAATATCGGGACTTGATGAATATGAGCAAATGGCAAAAAAAGTATTAGAGGTAAACTGAGTAGCGTGACGGCGATGAGACGAAATGCAGGCAGCAATTGCGGACTATTAAGTCCACGATGCGGGCCATGTAGTAAGGGGAGATAAATTCCCTGATATCAGCGTCTTCCAGTAAAAACGCCAGCGGCTCATCTGTATGAATATTGCCTACGACCTTGGCAATCATGGAAAAGTGGGCGCTGATAAAATTCCAGAGCCCGCTGCGGGCTTCTTCATTTACAAATATCATATCCTTAATGTGGAAAATTTCGTCCGCGATCCAGTAAAGAACATAGCCGTCCGGCTGCCGGTCATCATTGTAATAAACAGCGGCCATCAGGTCATCCAGATCCCACCGCCAGTATTCATTCCAGGCCAAATCACCGCGCAGCATGGCCCCATGGGTTTGCAGGGCGAACCTTGCATACGCTTGTTTTACATCATTACTTTTGATGCCTACCCGCTCGACTTCGCCGGGAACCTGTTTGTTTTTCGGCAGTTGATAATCCTTCACTTCGAAAAATATTTTATCAGAAATGATCTCCCAGCCCTTGCGGCGATAATAGGGAATGGAGTAGGGATACAGGTAAGAAATAGACTGCTTTTTCTCCCTCATCTTTTCCAAGGCCTGATACAGCAATTTGTGCATCAAACCCTGATTTGAGTATTCCGGAAAAGTACCGACACCGGTAAGGCCGCCCATGGCGTAGGTTTTATTAAAAATCCTTACCTGAAACGGATAAACCGCCGCCTGAGACACTAGTTTATCGCCGTCAAACCAGCCCCAAACATCGGCCTGTTCCAAAGACGGTAATTTGTCATGTACTATATCCCGTTCTTCCCAGCCAACCTTGCGCAGAGCGTCATCAGTTACTTGAAAAACATACCGCAGCAGTTGATTGTACTGCTCAAGGTGCTCCAGTTCGACTTTTTTCATCTTTAATTGTCTTCTTCTGCCCATACAAATCTCCTTTTGCAAAAAGAATTTATTTACGACGATAGGACGATAGAGGACGTTCCTTTTTTGTCAATATTTTTCATAAGGGTCTGTACATACAATTTAGTGTGCAGTTCTGCTGCAAAGAAAACACAGCCCTTGAGACCAGCTGGAATCTTGATGTAAGGGCTGTGGGGAAATGGTGTATGTTTCAGTGGATATGGCTGGTAAACAGTGTAAAAGGTATAAATTCACATAATTTTTTCGGCAGGAGGAAGCTGTCGCCCCCTTGAACGGCTAATCCTGCTCCTATCGCCGGTTTATTTTAAGTACAGCTGCATTGGATAAGACAAATACTCGACACTGTCCATCTTTTCAACGGTAGTCAACGCCCCGCACATGAAATCTTTACCTGGTCGTAAGACCGACGTCAAAGATGCAGAATGGATTGCGGATCTTCTCCGACATGGATTACTAAAAGCAAGCTATATTCCAGACCGTGAACAACGGGAACTGCGGGAAATCTCTCGCTACCGCAAGAGCTACGGCCTAATTGCCTACATTACCATAAATTTTTGGGCCTAGACTATAAGGGCTTGTATTTGTGTGCCCTTTTTTTCTGGCACATAGGAGATGTTTTCATAGTAAAGTTATCTGGCACGTAGCTCCCCTATCTCATATTTCGTTATAGTGGAGCAGTAGTTATACATATTTCAATAATAATGATATAAGTTGCAATATATTGAAACATTAATGTAGTGAAATGCCTAAATATAGATTTAATTTTATGCAACCATTTCCAGTCCAAATATTTACCTCGGCAAAGGGGAAAATTCACCTAACAGGACATAATTTCAAAAGATTTTAGGGGGAGGAATCTGGGAATGGTAAATTATTTGTCTAACGAACAAATTGCAGAAATGATGCGTCAATTAACCCGAGCTCGAATTGAGAATTTCCTGGGCCAGTATATTGGTACCTGGCGATGGTGGGTTCTTATTATATTACTGATTGTCCCTTGGTTTATTTGGTATAAATTAGTCGATAAAAAGAGGATTCTCGAAGTTACCCTGTTCGGGGTAATTATCATGATTTTTACGATTACGCTGGACGAAATTGGCTTCGTGCTCTCCTTATGGAGTTATCCGGTAGAAGTTATCCCAATACTTCCCCGGCTCACTTCGATAGATTATACGATGCTGCCAATTATCTTTATGCTGGTATACCAATATTTCTCAACCTGGAAGAGTTTTTTGAGGGCGTTAGTTGTCCTATCAACGGTATTTTCATTCGTAGCCGAACCAATTGTTGTATATTTCGGGTTTTACATCCTTATTAAATGGTTGTACTGGTATTCTTTCCCTATTTATATCGTTATGGGAGTGCTGTCAAGATGGATAGTTAAAACGTTGATTGACATAGAGCGAAAGAGTTAGCCACCAAGCCATGAGATATTATCGTTCACTAAGGCGGTTCTTTTATCGGGAAAGCCTAGCTAATAGGTTTCATGTCAATTGTTTTGATCTGTTATTTCTGCTAAAAATTGAGTTTCGAAATGGTGCAACGTGATCTCAATCACAGAAGGAGAGCGTAATTTTTCCAGAACGGGATTGAGGCTTTTAGTGTGTTAGGATAAGGCGGAATGAGAGATTTACTTATGTGGGTATGCTATAAAAGCTATATTTAAAACAGGGCTTGCAATGACCACTAAAATAATTTATACGAGGAGCAGGCATTTAGCAGTAAGAGTAATTAACTGGAAAAAGAATATTATCCTCTTTTTAGGCAGCCAGACTATATCGCTCTTTGGGTCGTCTTTAGTTCAGTATGCAATTATGTGGTATATAACTTTAAAAACCCAGTCGGGGATTATGATGAGCATATCCATAGTTTGCAGCTTTTTGCCGACCTTTTTTCTTTCCCCGTTTGCAGGGGTTTGGGCTGACCGCTATAATAGAAAAACGCTCATTATTCTGTCAGATTGTATGATTGCGGCAGCAACACTACAGCGGTTTTGGTATTATTTGATTTTTTGCATGTGCCTCTGCATGCAAAAGCCCTGGAAAAGCAGACTACGAGTTATTTCCGCGATATGCGCGAAGGCTTTACTTATATTGCCAAGCATGAGTATGTTAAAACCTTCTTTTTATTTTGTGCATTCTTCCTTTTTTTTTGCTGCCCCGGTTGCATTTTTAACGCCCCTGCAGGTTACACGGAGCTTTGGCAATGATGTTTGGCGCCTGACGGCAATCGACTTTTTCGCTAAGCATGATGCTGGGTGGTGTTATTATGGCTTCCTGGGGCGGTTTTAAAAACAGGATTCATACGATGACACTGTCAAGCCTTATTATTGGCATCTGTACTTTGGCCTTGGGGGTCGGCTTTAACGTAGCGATAAATCGCGTTGGCGGAGTACTTCAATAACCGCGTTGCCATCTGGAGATCGCTGGCTGACGGGGACATGAATGTGCGGCTGCAGTGGTTGTCAGTTTCGGCAGGAAATGCTGACTGTACCGACACTAATTAGAAATGACGTTGTTGCAGGGTGATGTTATAAGACGGTATAATAAATTGAAGAAAATTGTAGGTTTGCACTTTCAACTAAATATGTTGGCGTAAATATTGCATATTATTTAGTAGAAGCGGGTATTTCGTTGAGTAATATATATTTCTCTGGGGGGAACGAAATGACAACAACCTGTTTGGACGGTTCGTTTAGTTTTGAATCCTGGGCAGTGGTGTATACGGATAGCTACGGTTGCATTCAGGCCATTAATGAAAAGGCCAAATATTATTTTACAGAGCCAATAGTCGGGCAGGAAATTCATAAGGCATTTTCCTGGTTTCGGGAGGAATGGCTTCACGGAGCTGTAAAGTCCAGAGTTGTGAAGACATCACAATATGACAAAGTACTAATGGAGATTATTCCGGATAAGCAACAAGCTGGCTATACGTATCTGTTATTTAAAAATGTGGAGGAATATCGTAACATTACGCATCTTTGGTGTGAGGTTGAAGATTCGCTTATACGGCTCCAGCCATTTATTGATAACTCAAATGACGGAATTATCATTACCAACGGTGATGGGATTGTGCGGGCAATCAATCATGCGTTTTCTCTGGTCTCCGGCCTACAGGAAAATGATGTTCTCAGAAAGTCTGTCTACGAATTGAGTAAACAAGGACTTCTGCCGGAGTGTTCTATGATGTATGCTATTGAACGCAAGCGAGTTGAGAGTTCGGTAGTAAAATTTTCGCATGGTAAGGAAACAGTTGTCTCAAGCAAACCCCTTTTTGATAAACAGGGAAATATTATTCGTGTACTGTCAAATGTGCGTGATATCACGGAAATTAAGGATTTATATGAAAAGCTTAGGTCCGCAGAGGCTATTGCGAAACATTATCAGCGTGAATTTAATGCTAAGATTACTTCTGAGAGCAGTCTGAATTTGGAATTACATCGAAGCCGGATAATGGATGACGTATATGAACTGGTAAAAAAAGTGGCTGATACCGATCTGCCTTTACTTATGATGGGCGAGTCCGGGGTCGGCAAGACCGCTCTGGCAAAGTATATCCATTCTTTAAGCGAGAGGAATAACACGGGTAGTTTTGTTCATATCAATTGCAGCGCTATCCCGGAAGCCTTGCTTGAATCGGAATTATTCGGATATGAGACTGGTGCTTTTACTGGCGCCAAGAAAGCAAAGGTTGGCCTGTTTGAGATCGCTAAAAAAGGTACAATCCTGCTTGACGAGATCGGTGACATGTCTTTTCCACTGCAGGCAAAGCTTCTTAACGTCTTACAGGAGAAGAAGTTTTACCGTGTTGGCGGAACTAAAATGATTGAGGCCGATGTCCGCGTTCTGTCAGCCACCAACCAAAATCTTGAGCAGTTAATCGCAGAAGGGAAATTCAGGCCTGATCTTTATTTTCGGCTGAATGTAATTCCAAT
This genomic window from Sporomusa termitida contains:
- a CDS encoding MFS transporter — its product is MTIGPAAGVFIGVQWGFPILFNLAGLWALLGLVLAYSIRYRPVQAAGPRGSLIEPAALPFAAISFCCTTIYGGIVAFMTLYALERGISNPGVYFSVFAVAVIVVRPIAGMLYDRLGLRVVMVPGLLLVTLSMLILGLSHHPALFLVSGIFMGLGFGATQPTLQAMAITVVDPQRRGTATATLTLGADFGIGTGAMLLGLIAQTVGYATMYLYSTAGGIIALILYIWYEYHTAGSDESGVRVDSQ
- a CDS encoding VOC family protein, translated to MVGVEIDMVITDSLQALKLYEKIFDLQRVEVTNFPQGENEVIFTLYGVRFHMLDENPNFGLKAPNLEEPKSIWFNIIVPDIKETFSKAVSAGCTELQPLTELPDYGVSNAMFIDAFGYQWMLHQVHKEVSVEERTRLWEEKRDK
- a CDS encoding macrolide 2'-phosphotransferase — protein: MGKTKEQVIDTVEKYNIKLKDDTLVFNESGLDFQVVFATDHCGNEWVLRFPRRQDVIPRTKIEKNILDIVNQGISIFQSPNWSIYTEELIAYKKLNGVPAGTIDPEKQAYVWEIDINNVPAIFHQTLGKALAALHRIPKERAIEAGMLVHTPAEARQSMKRRMDTVKEKYGVGEALWRRWQTWLNDNDIWPKETGFIHGDVHAGHILIDKDAKVTGLIDWTEAKVTDMSNDFVAYYRTFGEAGLDLLIEAYKQSGGYFWPKMKAHIIELTAAYPVAIAEFATISGLDEYEQMAKKVLEVN
- a CDS encoding CBO0543 family protein is translated as MVNYLSNEQIAEMMRQLTRARIENFLGQYIGTWRWWVLIILLIVPWFIWYKLVDKKRILEVTLFGVIIMIFTITLDEIGFVLSLWSYPVEVIPILPRLTSIDYTMLPIIFMLVYQYFSTWKSFLRALVVLSTVFSFVAEPIVVYFGFYILIKWLYWYSFPIYIVMGVLSRWIVKTLIDIERKS
- a CDS encoding sigma-54 interaction domain-containing protein, which translates into the protein MTTTCLDGSFSFESWAVVYTDSYGCIQAINEKAKYYFTEPIVGQEIHKAFSWFREEWLHGAVKSRVVKTSQYDKVLMEIIPDKQQAGYTYLLFKNVEEYRNITHLWCEVEDSLIRLQPFIDNSNDGIIITNGDGIVRAINHAFSLVSGLQENDVLRKSVYELSKQGLLPECSMMYAIERKRVESSVVKFSHGKETVVSSKPLFDKQGNIIRVLSNVRDITEIKDLYEKLRSAEAIAKHYQREFNAKITSESSLNLELHRSRIMDDVYELVKKVADTDLPLLMMGESGVGKTALAKYIHSLSERNNTGSFVHINCSAIPEALLESELFGYETGAFTGAKKAKVGLFEIAKKGTILLDEIGDMSFPLQAKLLNVLQEKKFYRVGGTKMIEADVRVLSATNQNLEQLIAEGKFRPDLYFRLNVIPITIPALRERKEDITPLLAHFLEQSNQMHKRTKVFVPETLEILLNYEWPGNIRELMNVVERLVVLTQEDIIEPRHLPPQLREDRKPLVSSAGEIINDAGQGRQEAVTLWSPGDSLKGVITNLEGRIIEEAISFYGSVKEAAKSLGVDESTITRKRSRRNNSLAIARNNADMQK